The genomic segment ATTTTAGCGGGTTTTATAGCTGGGCGTGCTGAGGTGAAATGTAAATTGGGCGGATTTGCCAGCGAGGGGTTTCAGTTTGATGATGTGATTCGTTTTATGATTGCCCTGCGAATAAAGACATTTGAATGGAATACGGGGACTCAGCGCATCATTACAGCCCCAATGGGCTGTTTAATCTGCAGTGAATTGAGTTAATCAACATACCACTATTTGGATTTACCCAATGCGGCGTCGCCCATCTGCACGTTTACTGGTGTTGTCACCAGAAAATCATATTTTATTATTTCACTTTGTTTTTACAAAGGGAGCTTTGGCAGGGAAGTCCTATTGGGCCACCCCTGGAGGGGGCGTTGAAGATAATGAGAGTTTTGCAGAAGCTGCTGCGCGGGAATTTGCTGAAGAAATTGGTCCGCACAAGTACTCAATTAGCCAGGAAATTGCCCAGCTGGAATTTATGATGAAATTGCCGGATGGCGAATCTGTGGTTTCGGATGAGCGATATTTTATTGTGCGAATGGATAAAGTTGCTCCTAGTCGTGCGCTTTGGAGTGAATTGGAAATGGAAGTGATGAAGCAACACCGCTGGTGGACGCCAGAGGAGCTAGCGCTGACAGACGAGATTGTTTTTCCGGAGAATTTGTTGGAAATGTTAAAAAACAGAGTGTTATCCGTAAGCTAAAATGCCTTTACTCCTTCAGAGCCAAATCAGCAGCATGATCTCCCATTAAAAATCGTGGCCCGGTGCCAAGATGGCGGGCTTGGTCGTCGTGGTTATAAAGCTTGCATTTTTGTAGTGATAAACAGCCACAGCCTATGCATGAATCTAATTGTGTTTGCAGTGCGCTTAGCGCGTCTATCTTTGCTTGCAGCATCGGTCGCCAGGATTCTGAAAGCTGCGCCCAGTCCTCAAGCGTTGGTGTTCTTTGCTGCGGCAGAGAGGCGAGAGCGGTGGCGATGTCCTCAAGACTTAGCCCCACATTTTGCGCGACGCGAATAAAAGCGACCCTGCGCAGCACTTCTCTTGGAAACTGCCGGGTTTGCCCATTGCTGCGCACGCTGCTGATTAAGCCCTTGCTCTCGTAAAAACGCAGTGCACTGGCTTTCACACCTGAGCGTTTAGCCAGAGTGCCGATAGAAATCAGAGTGGTCATGAAAAATGCTCCAAAACAGGCTTGACTTAAAGTTTACTTTAACTTGCATAGTGGTATGGCATTTAAATTAATCAGGAGTGAGCATCATGGAACAAGCGTATCTGGAGCATGCCAATATCACCGTGAGTGATCTGGACAGGGCCGTGCGTTTTATACAAATCGCTATCCCCAGTTGGAAAATCCGCGGCAGAGGCAAAATGGACTGGTTTGGGGCGGAAATCGACTGGCTGCATATCGGCGATGATTTTGCCTATATCGCCTTGCAAAGTGGTGGAACCGGGGAAGGGCCAAGCTGGAAAACCCATTTGGTCGGCGTAAAGCACCTCGGCTTTGTGGTACCGAATTTAAAACAGACCATGCAAAACCTGGAAAACGCGGGTTTTAGGCTGGATCACGCGGGAGGGCGCGATACTTATCGGGATAGCGCTTACTTTATGCTGGGGGAGGATCTTCAGTTTGAGTTTGTTGAATATACATCGCAGTTAGCAGAGCAGCGTAATGGCTATGCCAGCACTGATGCGTTGCAGGTGAGCTAGGAAAAAATTGGCTTAGCCTTGAAGCTCACTTCAAGGCTAAGCCGGTCTATTCATTTTTAGAGCCCAGCTTTGTCCTTACAACCGCCCCAATCTCCCCGCCCTAAAATCCATCACCGCCTGCGAGATCTCCTCCTGCGTATTCATCACAAATGGCCCGTATTGCACGATAGGCTCTTTGAGCGGCTGGCCAGCAAATAGCAATACGCGGCTGGCGGCGGGGCTTTGGATGCGGATGCCGTCGCTCTCCGCATCGTTGGCAAAGATGGCCAGTTGCTCGCTACCAACCGCACGGCCTTCAACCGCCACATCGCCGCGATAAATATAGATAAAGGCATTGTGTCCGGCCGGGATGGCTTGGCTAAATTCGCTGCCTGCGGGCAGATGCACATCTAAATACAGTGCCTGGGTGGCTGCTTTTTCCACTAGGCCTTTGGTGCCGTGGCTTTGGCCTGCGATCACATGCACCGCCACACCGGCATCGGTGATGACACTGGGCACGGTTTTAAAATCCTGGTACCAGGGTGCGCACATTTTTTCTGTTGCGGGCAGGTTAAGCCACAGCTGAAAGCCTTCCATGCGGCCGTTTTCCTGCTCGGGCATTTCGGAATGCACCACGCCGCTGGCGGCGCTCATCCATTGCACCCCGCCGTTTTCTAACAGGCCTTCATGACCCGCGCTGTCTTTGTGGCGCATTTTGCCTGCGATCATATAGGTGACAGTTTCAAAGCCACGGTGGGGATGCTCTGGAAAACCGGCTAGATAATCTTGCGGATCGTCGCTTTTAAAGGCGTCCAGCATTAAAAAGGGGTCGAGTCTTTGTTGCAAAGATTGGGTGAGCGCACGGTTAATTTTGACCCCGGCACCTTCCATCACGGCGCGGCCCTGTACGATTTTTTCTAAACTGCGTGGACGGCTTACTCGTTCGGTGTTCATGGTGTCTCTCCATTTATTTGTGTGCAAACAAAACCCAATCTTTTTCTCAGAGCTGAGCCTTAAGCCACAGCCAGCTCAATCTCGCTATGGGCCTGGCTGATGCCTTTGCTTTGCATTTCATCGCCCATATTCAGGCCTTCGGCGTAGATAAATTCCACATCTTTCATGCCTAAAAAACCTAAAACGGTGCGCATATAGTCGGCGATGGTGTCGCCTGCGGTGCCGCGATGTACGCCGCCACGGGTAAGCACGACATAAACTTGTTTGCCTGTTAGTAAGCCTTCCGGGCCATTGGCGCCATATTTAAAGGTGACGCCAGCGCGGGCAATGGCGTCGATCCAGTTTTTAAGCTGGGCGGTAATGCCAAAGTTATACATCGGCGCGGCGATGATTAAAGTGTCGGCAGCTTGCACTTCAGCGATCAGGGCATCGTTCTTGGCAACGCTGGCTGCTTGCTCTGTGCTACGTGCTTCAGCGGCGGTCATTAAGGCGCCTAATGTGGCTTCATCCAGCACCGGATGCGGGTTGGTGGCTAAATCACGCAGCACCAGTTTGGAGCCTGCATTGCCAGCGAGCAGTTTTTCAGCCAGCACATTGGCAAGCTGAGTAGAAAAAGCACCGTTGCTGCGTGCGCTGGAGTTGATTTGTAAGATGTTCATGGCTTGATCTCTTCTGTGCTGCGTTGGAATGACGCTAATGTAACCTCCTCAATAAATGGGCAGAAGACCATAAAATGGATAGTATTGTTCCATAGGTGGAACAATGGCAGAGATGATGAAGATTGAAGCAAATGATTTAGTGCTTTTTGCCCGTGTGGTGGAGTGCGGTAGTTTTAGCAAAGCGGCCGGGCGTATCGGCCTGCCAAAATCAACCGTATCGCGGCGGATTGCCAATATGGAAACAGTACTGGGCGAGCGGCTGTTAACCCGCAGCACGCGCAAGCTGATGCTCACCGAGTTTGGCCAGCATGTGCTGGATCATGCTCAGCAAATTGCCAGCGAAGTGGATGCGGCAGTTGCTTTGGTAGAGCACAGGCAGGCAGAGCCAAGCGGCTTACTGCGGATCTCTTTGCCGGGGGATATGGGGGGCTGGGATATGAATAGTTTTTTAAGCGACTTCAGCAAGCGTTATCCGCTGATCCGCTTTGAGATTGATATCTCGCCGCGCAGGGTGGATATCCTAGGCGAAAACTTTGATCTGGCGATCAGAATCGGCGAGCTGCCCAGCGATGCTCATTTGTCTGCGCGGCGGCTGGCTTTGTTTGGCTCGGGCCTTTA from the Iodobacter fluviatilis genome contains:
- a CDS encoding FMN-dependent NADH-azoreductase, whose translation is MNILQINSSARSNGAFSTQLANVLAEKLLAGNAGSKLVLRDLATNPHPVLDEATLGALMTAAEARSTEQAASVAKNDALIAEVQAADTLIIAAPMYNFGITAQLKNWIDAIARAGVTFKYGANGPEGLLTGKQVYVVLTRGGVHRGTAGDTIADYMRTVLGFLGMKDVEFIYAEGLNMGDEMQSKGISQAHSEIELAVA
- a CDS encoding VOC family protein — protein: MEQAYLEHANITVSDLDRAVRFIQIAIPSWKIRGRGKMDWFGAEIDWLHIGDDFAYIALQSGGTGEGPSWKTHLVGVKHLGFVVPNLKQTMQNLENAGFRLDHAGGRDTYRDSAYFMLGEDLQFEFVEYTSQLAEQRNGYASTDALQVS
- a CDS encoding LysR family transcriptional regulator, which gives rise to MAEMMKIEANDLVLFARVVECGSFSKAAGRIGLPKSTVSRRIANMETVLGERLLTRSTRKLMLTEFGQHVLDHAQQIASEVDAAVALVEHRQAEPSGLLRISLPGDMGGWDMNSFLSDFSKRYPLIRFEIDISPRRVDILGENFDLAIRIGELPSDAHLSARRLALFGSGLYASPQYIAQRGLPEHPGQLAEHDTLAVLSRQGGAMPWVLQQGKTQHHFQPVAKFSINSPQLLVRLACQGMGVLAVTESFARPYLQEGKLVRILPDWCLPAVPAWAVFPERRLMPAKTRVFLDQLEQVLQTK
- a CDS encoding pirin family protein; this translates as MNTERVSRPRSLEKIVQGRAVMEGAGVKINRALTQSLQQRLDPFLMLDAFKSDDPQDYLAGFPEHPHRGFETVTYMIAGKMRHKDSAGHEGLLENGGVQWMSAASGVVHSEMPEQENGRMEGFQLWLNLPATEKMCAPWYQDFKTVPSVITDAGVAVHVIAGQSHGTKGLVEKAATQALYLDVHLPAGSEFSQAIPAGHNAFIYIYRGDVAVEGRAVGSEQLAIFANDAESDGIRIQSPAASRVLLFAGQPLKEPIVQYGPFVMNTQEEISQAVMDFRAGRLGRL
- a CDS encoding NUDIX hydrolase: MRRRPSARLLVLSPENHILLFHFVFTKGALAGKSYWATPGGGVEDNESFAEAAAREFAEEIGPHKYSISQEIAQLEFMMKLPDGESVVSDERYFIVRMDKVAPSRALWSELEMEVMKQHRWWTPEELALTDEIVFPENLLEMLKNRVLSVS
- the soxR gene encoding redox-sensitive transcriptional activator SoxR, translated to MTTLISIGTLAKRSGVKASALRFYESKGLISSVRSNGQTRQFPREVLRRVAFIRVAQNVGLSLEDIATALASLPQQRTPTLEDWAQLSESWRPMLQAKIDALSALQTQLDSCIGCGCLSLQKCKLYNHDDQARHLGTGPRFLMGDHAADLALKE